CGGTCGGATGCAGGGTATAGGCATGTACAGTGGCTTCCTTGGGGTATGTGTGGTTGACCAGTGCCTTGGTCACGGTATCGGCCAATGCCATGCACAGCTCTGCATGCAGGCCCGCAGCCTGGTGCAGCTCTGTAAACACAACGTGCTCTagcagccgcgccgctgcgctgctgtccagcgcgcaaagagcggcccatgtcttgcgcgcttgcgcttcatCCGTAAAGTCCATATGAAGCAGCACGTCAAGACCAAGCTGAGTATTGTGCCGTGCTAGCCACAGACCAAACTCGGCAATatcgtcgcgcgacgcaagacgcgcagcCTCCGTAGCAACGTCGCCAGTTGTAATCGTGTCgtacgcgtcgcgcagatCGCCATCTAGAACACGTACCcagatgcgcagcgcctcagTACGCCGATTATGTGCAAGAAGCAGTTGTGCATACGCAAGGTACCGATGATGCATCTCAAGCACAGACCCCACATCTGCAGTGCAGTGCATTAAATGTGGCAAGAGTCGGTCCATTGGCGTGCGTGGATCGCGCGAAAGGTATAGGGACACaagcgcggcttgtgcaagcgcaaacGTGTCGCATTTGCTTGCTGCAAGCACCTGTTCTAGCATTgtatcggcgcgcgcaagcaaagCGGCGTGCAATGGCGCATACACGTTTTCCTGtatgtgcggcgcatagTTCAGCGCCAAATTCAGCGTGATCAGCTCTGAGATGGATGCAGGCAGTTCGGTCCACAgggcaagcgccgcacttgccATGGGTGCTTCTTGTCTCCCCGCAAGGAGCACGTCAAACTGCGGAAATTTGGCGAGCAGAAGACGAATATCCAATCGACCCCGCACTAGGTACGGCACAGCCTGTAAAAAACGCGTATGCAGCACATGGTGCAGCCCAACAAGCAATGCAATCACACTGAAATGCATATCCTCTTCCGTGTTCAACGCAAGGATCGTTTGCGCCGTTTTCCAGTCATTTTCCTGTatcgcgcgcagagcgcgatCTGTAGGCGCCGCACACACAAAACACGATACCGAACGCTTTAGCACAAGCAACGCATCAATCGGCAAGCTTGCACCTGTAGGAAAAGGTGTTGGTGCTGTAAGAGTAGTACCGTGCAGCGGGACATCTACTGTGCTTGTAGAGAACAGTGCTCGCCCCGGGTGCACCTGGGTATTTGGCGCAATATCTAGCAGGAGCCGCGCATCTTCCTGTTCGATGGCAACTACCTGGGTTCGATGCATGGTGCGCATATCATGCACATGGATCGTGTCGTtgcggagcagcgcacacaaGTACGGTGCGCTGTACACAACCGACCGCGGATGGGACGGCCACTCGACAAGCCTGTCGCTCGGCTCCCCATCCGGTCGAATAAAAGCGCCAAGCGTGCCCGTATCCGAATGGCTCGTAATAAGAAATGTTTGCAATGCCCCTTCCACAGACGGAAAGGAGACAGAAACGACACACGGGCGAACCAATGCAGAGGAAACAGTGGTGCTCTGGGAAATGGGGAGCATCAGTGGTGTTTGTTCGCCAGTTTCCAAGTTGATCAAGCAGTACTCGGTAGGCGTCGCTACACACAAAATCTCATTgcaacgccgcgcaatCACGGCATCTCGCGCAATTGCCATCTCTTTAACTGTGGCCCACCCAGCGTGCTCCAACACAATAAGCTGCAGCCGCTGGCGTTTGAGCAGACAAATACTCACGAATCCGGCAGAATGTTTTTCTGCATCATCCATAACCGCCTGTGTTACGCCACGAATAACGGGCAGCCAGGTGCCAGGTGCAAGCGATGGGTATGCGTAGAATCGCAGCGTGTTTTCGCACAAGATGGCAACTAGCGCAACAGCGTGCAGTACAAGCACTTTCTCCACAGGTCTTCCCAAAGAAGATACTTGCAGACTCTGTTCCAGCACCCAGTCTGCCTCGCGCGAAGCGGGCTGTGGAGGATGTGCCGATGCATTCACAAAATGATGCACGTAGCCGTCGTTCGTCGCGACGTACACGTGCCGCTCGTATGCACTCACGTACCTTACAGCACGACGCAGGTCTGCGGGAGATCCTGGAGCTGCTCCTTGCACACTCGGAAGCGCATCAAGGAGCGGATCAATACTGTACACggctgtgccgcgccgatccGCCGCCATGGAGACGAGCGTCGGAGAATACCTCCACATTTGATGGGTAACTAACTACTTGGTGGGCCGTGTCGCATGCGCAACGATACGCAGTACCCGCGTGGAAAGTAGCGACGCGGCGACAGTAGCT
This is a stretch of genomic DNA from Malassezia vespertilionis chromosome 1, complete sequence. It encodes these proteins:
- a CDS encoding uncharacterized protein (EggNog:ENOG503NY1E; COG:U), giving the protein MAADRRGTAVYSIDPLLDALPSVQGAAPGSPADLRRAVRYVSAYERHVYVATNDGYVHHFVNASAHPPQPASREADWVLEQSLQVSSLGRPVEKVLVLHAVALVAILCENTLRFYAYPSLAPGTWLPVIRGVTQAVMDDAEKHSAGFVSICLLKRQRLQLIVLEHAGWATVKEMAIARDAVIARRCNEILCVATPTEYCLINLETGEQTPLMLPISQSTTVSSALVRPCVVSVSFPSVEGALQTFLITSHSDTGTLGAFIRPDGEPSDRLVEWPSHPRSVVYSAPYLCALLRNDTIHVHDMRTMHRTQVVAIEQEDARLLLDIAPNTQVHPGRALFSTSTVDVPLHGTTLTAPTPFPTGASLPIDALLVLKRSVSCFVCAAPTDRALRAIQENDWKTAQTILALNTEEDMHFSVIALLVGLHHVLHTRFLQAVPYLVRGRLDIRLLLAKFPQFDVLLAGRQEAPMASAALALWTELPASISELITLNLALNYAPHIQENVYAPLHAALLARADTMLEQVLAASKCDTFALAQAALVSLYLSRDPRTPMDRLLPHLMHCTADVGSVLEMHHRYLAYAQLLLAHNRRTEALRIWVRVLDGDLRDAYDTITTGDVATEAARLASRDDIAEFGLWLARHNTQLGLDVLLHMDFTDEAQARKTWAALCALDSSAAARLLEHVVFTELHQAAGLHAELCMALADTVTKALVNHTYPKEATVHAYTLHPTECFAMHIARLAARLDSAVLYARVKLMLLLAYSNVLDNEQIYDQLAVHQEFVFEKAILLVKMQRNDEALLHVAIHLRDARSAQAFCLQPSYMIVPAVAQEMVLVIGIPEYASVIPTAAVPSNRTKTRVLLQTLLHIYTQQTLLDTFEPAIVRLVCTAPCYFDITLVLALVPAHWRVAQFAPYLVSALRTGQHKKRMADMVKAMSYTRTKYITAQHWGAVRAAGGVFQDEAP